Proteins co-encoded in one Arthrobacter alpinus genomic window:
- a CDS encoding DUF320 domain-containing protein: MHAIIRRSLCAAVFAGGLLALGAGAASAAEQSNSDALNAPSVLASQHSHTSTHADNNQAGGLLGGLLDGVVGDVLDNVQVAVPVTVPVNVSGNAVGVLGNAVSNDSSAVNTTVVPGVDQSSSQASAPASSPANDGGLLGGVVGDVLDNVQVAVPVTVPVNVSGNAVGVVGNAVSNDSSAVNTTVVPGVDQSSSQAPAPAPASSPANDGGLLGGVVGDVLDNVQVAVPVTVPVNVSGNAVGVLGNAVSNDSSAVNTTVAPVVDQSSSQAPAPANGGGLLGGLIGDVLDNVQVAVPVTVPVNVSGNAVGVVGNAVSNGSTVVNTTTPGTPSLPTTPVVPVTPTTPVIPVTPTTPVIPVTPTTPVTPGTPSLPAAPLTPAAPATPLVPPTPLTSVVQSSPAVHSPVLKAMGSGIQAMSNGATAQLAYTGTGLWPIFWSIASLMAGMVLTMLRRFSFQQ; the protein is encoded by the coding sequence ATGCATGCAATTATTCGTCGATCGCTGTGCGCAGCGGTCTTTGCCGGAGGACTTCTTGCCCTCGGCGCAGGTGCAGCAAGTGCTGCAGAGCAGTCAAATTCAGATGCCCTCAATGCACCTTCCGTGCTGGCGAGCCAGCATTCCCACACCTCCACTCACGCCGACAACAACCAGGCGGGAGGCCTCCTTGGCGGTTTGCTCGACGGTGTGGTTGGTGACGTTCTGGACAATGTTCAGGTTGCGGTTCCGGTGACTGTTCCGGTGAACGTTTCGGGCAATGCCGTGGGTGTCCTTGGGAATGCTGTTTCCAATGATTCCTCGGCTGTGAATACGACGGTTGTACCGGGCGTGGATCAGAGTTCTAGCCAGGCTTCGGCTCCCGCTTCCTCTCCCGCTAATGACGGCGGTTTGCTCGGCGGTGTGGTTGGTGACGTTCTGGACAATGTTCAGGTTGCGGTTCCGGTGACTGTTCCGGTGAACGTTTCGGGTAACGCTGTTGGTGTCGTTGGAAACGCTGTTTCCAATGATTCCTCGGCTGTGAATACGACGGTTGTACCGGGCGTGGATCAGAGTTCTAGCCAGGCTCCGGCTCCGGCTCCCGCTTCCTCTCCCGCTAACGACGGCGGTTTGCTCGGCGGTGTGGTTGGTGACGTTCTGGACAATGTTCAGGTTGCGGTTCCGGTGACTGTTCCGGTGAACGTTTCGGGCAATGCCGTGGGTGTTCTTGGGAATGCTGTTTCCAATGATTCGTCGGCTGTGAATACGACGGTTGCTCCGGTGGTGGATCAGAGTTCTAGCCAGGCTCCGGCTCCCGCTAACGGAGGCGGTTTGCTCGGCGGTTTGATTGGTGACGTTCTGGACAATGTTCAGGTGGCGGTTCCGGTCACGGTTCCGGTGAACGTTTCGGGTAACGCTGTTGGTGTCGTTGGAAACGCTGTTTCCAACGGTTCGACGGTGGTCAACACAACGACACCTGGTACCCCGTCGTTGCCCACCACTCCGGTGGTTCCGGTGACGCCTACGACTCCGGTTATCCCGGTGACGCCTACGACTCCGGTTATTCCGGTGACGCCCACCACTCCGGTGACCCCGGGTACACCGTCCTTGCCGGCCGCACCACTGACGCCCGCAGCACCAGCAACCCCGCTGGTCCCGCCAACGCCGCTCACGTCAGTTGTTCAGAGCTCACCGGCAGTGCACTCACCTGTGCTGAAAGCTATGGGCTCAGGCATTCAGGCAATGAGTAACGGGGCAACTGCCCAGTTGGCCTACACAGGCACCGGGCTGTGGCCCATCTTCTGGTCAATTGCGAGCCTTATGGCCGGTATGGTCTTGACGATGCTGCGTCGGTTTAGCTTCCAGCAGTAA
- a CDS encoding VOC family protein, which produces MTTQVFINLPTVDLDRSKEFFSGLGWKIEPNFTDENAACVVIDENIYLMMLTHDFFATFTDKPIADPATSLQVQTALSCDSRQDVDAMLEKALAAGGKEPRPAQDMGFMYSRDFEDPDGNWFSILWMDPKAAEQGPEAFLSEQQEK; this is translated from the coding sequence ATGACCACACAAGTATTCATCAACCTTCCCACCGTGGACCTTGACCGCTCCAAGGAGTTTTTCTCCGGGCTGGGATGGAAGATTGAACCCAACTTCACGGATGAAAATGCCGCCTGCGTGGTGATTGACGAGAATATTTACCTCATGATGCTGACGCACGACTTCTTCGCGACGTTCACAGACAAGCCCATTGCAGATCCGGCTACGTCATTGCAGGTGCAGACTGCTCTTAGCTGTGACAGCCGTCAAGACGTTGACGCGATGCTGGAGAAGGCGTTGGCAGCTGGCGGTAAAGAGCCTCGGCCTGCCCAAGACATGGGTTTCATGTACTCCCGCGACTTCGAAGACCCGGACGGCAACTGGTTCAGCATCCTGTGGATGGACCCGAAGGCTGCCGAACAGGGCCCCGAAGCGTTCCTCTCTGAGCAGCAGGAGAAATAA
- a CDS encoding SDR family NAD(P)-dependent oxidoreductase — translation MNRFAGRVGIITGGASGIGRATAVRFAAEGGSAVVADVQDQLANEVVTEIEAAGGVARALHLDVTSEEGWADAVAFTLGEFGRLDVLVNNAGIGDNEPIEVTSLETYNKVIAVTQTSVFLGEKAAAEALKASGNGAVVNVSSMFGIVGGFGTSPAYAAAKGAVRTLTKNTALGWATEGVRVNSVHPGFIETPILGETDRELLTATTPMARLGRPEDVAAVILFAASDDAAFMTGSELVVDGGYTAR, via the coding sequence ATGAACCGATTTGCTGGACGTGTTGGCATCATCACCGGAGGCGCCAGTGGCATCGGACGTGCCACGGCTGTTCGCTTCGCAGCCGAGGGTGGCAGCGCCGTCGTCGCCGACGTGCAAGACCAATTGGCCAATGAAGTGGTTACTGAGATCGAGGCAGCCGGCGGTGTTGCTCGCGCACTTCACCTCGATGTGACGAGCGAAGAAGGCTGGGCCGATGCCGTGGCCTTCACGCTCGGCGAGTTTGGCCGGCTCGATGTACTGGTCAACAATGCTGGCATTGGCGACAACGAGCCCATTGAAGTCACTAGCCTCGAGACCTACAACAAGGTAATCGCGGTTACTCAAACCAGCGTTTTCCTTGGCGAAAAGGCAGCTGCAGAAGCCCTAAAGGCATCCGGCAACGGCGCCGTGGTCAATGTATCCTCCATGTTCGGGATCGTCGGCGGCTTTGGCACCTCACCTGCGTACGCGGCTGCAAAAGGCGCCGTGCGCACACTGACCAAAAACACCGCACTCGGCTGGGCCACCGAGGGTGTGCGTGTTAATTCAGTGCACCCAGGTTTCATTGAGACCCCCATCTTGGGCGAGACGGACCGTGAACTATTGACCGCAACCACTCCCATGGCTCGCCTAGGCCGCCCGGAAGACGTCGCCGCCGTCATCTTGTTCGCGGCCAGCGACGACGCCGCTTTTATGACTGGTTCCGAGTTGGTTGTTGACGGCGGCTATACCGCTCGATAG
- a CDS encoding TetR/AcrR family transcriptional regulator codes for MNTHPEGVQKTLEEDVSALDPRALRSREQLAVAILSLASERDIDTVTVAQVAAEAGINRSTFYQHAASPAALLRSVLSAELDVVRAEHLDACGDIAVALGELTHGVVGHIDARRRIYRQGLGSGSGSAALHSMLGSHFERSALLLIEHRGITVRGVTGRPVPVAMVARFLAYAVVGAFETRISEDGPRPERDFMEDLRALMPPWWPIA; via the coding sequence GTGAACACACACCCGGAGGGGGTTCAAAAGACCTTGGAAGAAGATGTCTCCGCGTTGGATCCTCGGGCGCTACGTAGTAGGGAGCAACTAGCGGTAGCTATTTTGTCTCTCGCGTCTGAGCGTGACATTGACACCGTGACGGTCGCGCAGGTGGCCGCAGAAGCGGGGATCAACCGCTCCACCTTTTATCAGCATGCCGCTTCGCCAGCGGCGCTGCTGCGGTCAGTCCTTTCCGCGGAGTTGGACGTGGTGCGGGCTGAACATCTGGACGCCTGCGGAGATATTGCGGTCGCTTTGGGTGAACTCACTCACGGCGTAGTGGGGCATATCGACGCCCGCCGAAGGATCTATCGCCAAGGCTTAGGATCGGGCAGTGGTTCCGCAGCTCTGCATTCAATGCTCGGATCCCACTTTGAGCGCTCAGCGTTGCTGCTCATCGAACACCGTGGCATCACGGTTCGCGGAGTGACGGGCCGACCAGTTCCAGTAGCCATGGTAGCCCGGTTTCTTGCTTATGCAGTAGTCGGCGCTTTCGAAACCAGAATCTCGGAAGATGGGCCGCGCCCGGAACGGGACTTCATGGAAGATTTACGTGCGCTGATGCCGCCTTGGTGGCCCATCGCTTAG
- the pnuC gene encoding nicotinamide riboside transporter PnuC, translating to MTPLIDWLNATAFTLINNPVSWVEVIGFVTGAACVWGVARQKIWNWGVGILNNIAFVILFLGAGLYGETVLQIIFAAIAVFGWIKWSRGAHGKAGSNDLPIRDATRAEVAAGASATVLATAAIAYLLHAGTDSQVPIPDAFVLAASLVATYAQAKKIFQHWYVWIMIDLVSIPLYFSRGLALTGILYIGFLALCIYGLVGWNRLRTTANPVNREMAGV from the coding sequence ATGACACCGCTCATCGACTGGCTCAACGCCACCGCATTCACGCTGATCAACAATCCCGTGAGCTGGGTTGAGGTCATAGGCTTCGTTACGGGTGCCGCGTGTGTCTGGGGAGTGGCCCGGCAGAAGATCTGGAACTGGGGCGTCGGCATCCTGAACAACATTGCCTTCGTAATCCTCTTCCTCGGCGCCGGCCTCTACGGTGAAACAGTCCTCCAGATCATCTTCGCTGCGATTGCCGTCTTCGGCTGGATCAAGTGGTCGCGCGGAGCCCATGGAAAAGCTGGCAGCAACGATCTGCCCATCCGAGACGCAACACGAGCCGAAGTCGCGGCGGGAGCGAGCGCAACAGTCCTCGCCACGGCTGCCATAGCCTACTTGCTGCACGCGGGAACTGACTCGCAAGTTCCCATCCCCGACGCGTTCGTGTTGGCTGCATCGCTCGTGGCCACCTACGCCCAAGCCAAGAAGATTTTTCAACACTGGTATGTGTGGATCATGATTGATCTGGTCTCGATTCCGCTCTACTTCAGCCGAGGACTGGCCCTGACAGGCATCCTATACATTGGTTTCTTGGCCTTGTGCATCTACGGCCTAGTTGGCTGGAACCGCCTCCGCACCACAGCAAACCCCGTCAATAGAGAAATGGCAGGAGTCTGA
- a CDS encoding AAA family ATPase — MNTNALVIGKFYPPHAGHRHLIETAAAGAGHVYVLVQGSRFETLTAAQRADWLREEFDGANVTIVPVLNDCPEDYASDEIWAAQVENMRWALKAHGVKKIDAVYTSESYGDRLAQAFDAVHVPVDPARETHHISGTMCREDLSGNWCQLVPAARRGLAVRVIVVGAESTGTTTLSEDLRAHYRQQFPAIADVPEYGRYYTYELLEALQGTHADATVEDLVWTATDFGIIANRQTELEQAAAEAAPLVIADTDALATTLWERYYLGDGSYGSYGAQTHLPRRDVYLLTDHNGVDFEDDGWREGEHRRPEMTDWFKETLTDEGHSWILVTGSPERRLATATAVIDAMLNQQNTFTSAAWQNRTVLTVAA, encoded by the coding sequence ATGAACACAAACGCCCTCGTCATTGGTAAGTTCTACCCGCCCCACGCCGGCCACCGGCACCTGATCGAAACGGCAGCTGCCGGTGCCGGCCATGTTTACGTTCTCGTCCAGGGGAGCCGCTTTGAAACGCTCACCGCGGCACAGCGGGCGGACTGGCTGAGAGAAGAGTTCGACGGCGCCAACGTCACCATCGTGCCCGTCCTTAACGACTGCCCCGAAGACTATGCCAGCGATGAGATTTGGGCCGCGCAGGTGGAGAACATGCGCTGGGCATTGAAGGCCCACGGCGTGAAGAAGATCGACGCCGTCTACACCTCGGAAAGCTACGGAGACCGTTTAGCGCAAGCGTTCGACGCCGTCCACGTCCCCGTGGATCCGGCCCGCGAAACCCACCACATCAGTGGAACTATGTGCCGCGAGGACCTGAGCGGGAACTGGTGCCAGCTGGTTCCTGCAGCCCGGCGCGGACTGGCTGTCCGGGTGATTGTGGTGGGTGCGGAATCGACAGGAACCACCACGCTTAGCGAGGACCTGCGGGCGCACTACCGCCAGCAATTCCCTGCGATCGCCGACGTTCCCGAATACGGCCGCTACTACACTTACGAGTTGCTTGAGGCGCTGCAGGGCACGCACGCCGACGCTACCGTAGAGGATCTGGTCTGGACGGCTACCGATTTCGGCATCATTGCCAACCGCCAGACCGAGTTGGAACAGGCCGCCGCTGAAGCCGCGCCGCTGGTCATTGCGGACACCGACGCTCTGGCCACCACGCTCTGGGAACGCTACTACCTAGGCGATGGAAGCTACGGATCGTACGGCGCCCAGACTCACTTACCCCGCCGGGACGTGTACCTGCTGACGGATCACAACGGCGTCGATTTCGAGGACGACGGTTGGCGCGAAGGCGAACACCGCCGCCCTGAAATGACCGACTGGTTCAAGGAGACACTCACCGACGAAGGCCATTCATGGATCCTAGTCACCGGCAGCCCCGAACGCCGCCTCGCCACCGCCACGGCTGTCATCGACGCCATGCTGAACCAGCAAAACACGTTCACCTCGGCCGCCTGGCAGAACCGCACCGTTCTGACGGTGGCAGCATGA
- a CDS encoding NUDIX hydrolase, producing MALTVDLVVFAVVNKVLHVALVERGAQPFLGSWALPGGFVGTAEDALSAAHRELVEETGLDLGTHRVFVEQLATFSEPQRDPRMRVVSVAHLVLLAGDGARLVELRAGTDASDAQWLPVHELDRTSLAFDHAEILAAGLERLAGKMEYTTIAAELVPEEFTLSALRDIYTAVWQSELPAGNFTRKMRASLTPTGRKVQAVGAPASLFTVASEWISPPWSRPRAGV from the coding sequence GTGGCCTTGACCGTAGACCTGGTGGTCTTCGCGGTAGTCAACAAGGTGCTTCACGTGGCGCTGGTTGAACGCGGTGCTCAGCCGTTCTTGGGTAGCTGGGCTCTGCCCGGCGGGTTTGTGGGGACCGCAGAGGACGCTTTGTCCGCCGCACACCGGGAACTCGTTGAAGAAACCGGGCTGGATCTGGGCACACACCGCGTGTTTGTGGAACAGCTCGCCACCTTCAGCGAACCGCAACGGGATCCACGGATGCGGGTGGTCTCCGTGGCGCATCTGGTCCTGCTGGCTGGAGACGGCGCCAGGTTGGTGGAACTACGGGCAGGCACGGATGCCTCTGACGCCCAGTGGCTGCCCGTCCATGAACTGGATCGGACAAGCCTGGCCTTCGATCACGCAGAGATCTTGGCTGCCGGGTTGGAACGGCTCGCCGGAAAAATGGAATACACCACCATCGCCGCGGAGTTGGTCCCGGAGGAATTCACCCTTTCGGCACTCCGTGACATCTATACGGCGGTGTGGCAGTCGGAACTGCCGGCCGGGAACTTCACCCGGAAAATGCGCGCATCCTTGACCCCGACGGGACGAAAGGTGCAGGCAGTGGGGGCTCCGGCGTCGCTCTTCACAGTAGCCAGCGAGTGGATATCTCCGCCGTGGTCCCGGCCGCGCGCAGGAGTTTGA
- a CDS encoding alpha/beta hydrolase — MNSPSPVPVANAATYPPATAEPSFQDDDLTFRACSALHGSESSEQGAPLLLVLPGGGYQMHADHEGTLVADWLSSIGLNALVVRYPLAPHRHPSGLRRVQDVLIAARTGALELDIDRTRIGVIGFSAGGHLAALASTAAGSAETSAEARVDLSILAYPVISMTNQPHTGSLTNLLGSDSTINEQQALSAETLVTAQTPPTFLWHTADDGGVPVSHSLLYASALAAHDVPFDLHVFERGEHGKGLATGLGALEAWTSLCQSWLAGHGWLPTPR, encoded by the coding sequence ATGAACAGCCCCTCCCCCGTTCCGGTAGCTAATGCTGCTACGTACCCACCAGCCACTGCCGAACCGTCATTTCAGGATGATGATCTAACCTTCCGCGCATGCTCTGCATTGCACGGTTCAGAGTCATCAGAACAGGGTGCGCCGCTGCTGCTAGTTCTGCCCGGCGGCGGTTACCAGATGCATGCCGACCACGAAGGTACTCTTGTTGCCGATTGGCTCTCGAGTATTGGGCTCAACGCCCTCGTAGTCCGTTATCCCTTAGCGCCGCATCGGCACCCGAGCGGACTACGTCGCGTTCAGGATGTGCTCATCGCCGCTCGCACCGGCGCACTGGAGCTGGACATTGACCGCACGCGTATTGGCGTCATCGGATTTTCCGCAGGGGGCCATCTGGCGGCACTGGCTTCCACAGCTGCTGGCTCCGCCGAAACCTCAGCCGAGGCACGAGTTGACTTGTCAATCCTGGCCTATCCTGTCATCTCCATGACCAACCAACCTCACACTGGTTCACTCACCAATCTCCTGGGCAGTGACTCCACCATCAACGAGCAGCAAGCACTCAGCGCGGAGACCCTTGTCACCGCACAGACCCCGCCAACCTTCCTCTGGCACACGGCAGACGACGGCGGTGTCCCTGTCAGCCATTCTTTGCTGTATGCCAGCGCCTTGGCCGCTCACGACGTGCCGTTTGACTTGCATGTTTTTGAACGCGGCGAGCACGGCAAAGGGCTCGCCACCGGCCTGGGGGCCCTAGAAGCATGGACTTCACTGTGCCAATCTTGGCTGGCCGGGCACGGCTGGCTGCCCACACCACGTTAG
- a CDS encoding VOC family protein: MTTSQETNTAAHGQNTTHGVPHGLTSLTPFLSIPRAAEAIEFYKEVFGARAVSVTEFNGVVAHAELEFTNGHLQLGEPSPAYHLVPAPVGEDDCYSLGLYCADVDAVLERAVTAGATVREPATNFVSGDRFASIRDPFGVRWSILTRVEDLSEEESAARVAEWAATQG; the protein is encoded by the coding sequence ATGACTACTTCACAAGAAACAAACACCGCCGCCCATGGACAGAACACGACTCATGGGGTCCCCCATGGGCTCACCAGCCTGACCCCGTTCCTGAGCATCCCTCGAGCGGCCGAGGCCATCGAGTTTTACAAAGAAGTTTTTGGGGCCAGAGCCGTCTCTGTCACTGAATTCAACGGCGTGGTGGCCCATGCCGAGCTCGAGTTCACCAACGGCCATCTGCAACTTGGTGAACCGAGTCCCGCGTACCACTTGGTTCCCGCGCCCGTTGGTGAGGACGACTGCTATTCGCTGGGCTTGTACTGCGCCGACGTCGATGCCGTGTTGGAGCGGGCGGTCACGGCCGGCGCCACGGTGCGAGAACCCGCCACCAACTTTGTCTCGGGTGACCGCTTTGCCAGTATCCGAGACCCGTTTGGGGTCCGGTGGTCCATCCTGACCCGTGTCGAGGATCTTTCCGAAGAGGAAAGTGCCGCGCGCGTTGCCGAATGGGCGGCCACCCAAGGCTAA
- a CDS encoding DUF6597 domain-containing transcriptional factor, which produces MPSSFKGILYPASLPTFHRLPAPQHLEHLVQWFWIPEWDLEPGRSLRQQVIAFAACNVVVQADHVEIAGPTTRLSHQDLTGRGWAVGALLRPAAVPFFTGIRPRCGM; this is translated from the coding sequence GTGCCCAGTTCCTTCAAAGGGATCCTGTATCCCGCCAGCCTGCCAACCTTCCATCGTCTCCCCGCGCCCCAACACCTCGAACACCTGGTTCAGTGGTTCTGGATACCGGAATGGGACCTTGAACCTGGCCGGAGCTTACGCCAGCAGGTGATCGCTTTTGCGGCCTGCAATGTGGTGGTCCAAGCGGATCACGTGGAAATCGCCGGACCAACAACCCGACTCTCCCACCAGGACCTGACGGGACGAGGATGGGCGGTAGGCGCGCTGTTGCGCCCCGCGGCCGTTCCGTTCTTCACGGGAATCCGGCCACGCTGCGGGATGTAA
- a CDS encoding helix-turn-helix domain-containing protein produces the protein MGGRRAVAPRGRSVLHGNPATLRDVKVDLELPELQNAVVQAMEPPAAGTLPETRRENAVAAFSAWLANTVTEISPEARLANAMAELIAGNPSVVRIEDAAARLSMSTRTLQRLSQKYVGLSPSVLIRRRRLQEAAERTRTQPETDLASIAVEFGYVDQAHLTHDFQKVLGLTPGNYRRAVGQGSNEEAFVTRREFP, from the coding sequence ATGGGCGGTAGGCGCGCTGTTGCGCCCCGCGGCCGTTCCGTTCTTCACGGGAATCCGGCCACGCTGCGGGATGTAAAAGTTGACCTTGAGCTGCCCGAGCTTCAAAACGCCGTAGTTCAGGCCATGGAGCCTCCAGCTGCGGGGACGCTTCCTGAAACCCGGCGTGAAAACGCTGTCGCCGCATTTTCTGCGTGGCTTGCCAACACCGTTACGGAGATTTCGCCGGAGGCTCGGCTCGCCAACGCCATGGCTGAGTTGATCGCCGGCAACCCCAGTGTGGTGCGGATCGAGGACGCGGCAGCCCGGCTGTCCATGTCCACGAGAACTCTGCAGCGGTTGTCGCAAAAGTATGTGGGCCTCAGTCCCTCAGTCCTTATCCGACGGCGTCGGCTGCAGGAAGCCGCCGAACGTACCCGCACCCAACCGGAGACAGACCTAGCAAGCATTGCCGTTGAATTCGGCTACGTGGATCAGGCACATCTCACCCATGATTTCCAGAAAGTTCTGGGGCTGACACCGGGTAACTACCGGCGTGCGGTGGGTCAGGGAAGCAACGAGGAAGCTTTTGTGACGCGGCGTGAATTCCCGTGA
- a CDS encoding ABC transporter substrate-binding protein, giving the protein MSENLPGTNEVKTIRIVAGQKTRRKIRGIEIAAIATLIGLIGAGAAVASSASRNVETAVAAPTQAETLKLGYFANVTHAPALIGVNNGILAKNLGSTALETQVFNAGPAAVEALNAGAIDAAYLGPNPAINSFVKSGGESIRIIAGATSGGAQLVVKQGITTAAALKGKVLATPQLGGTQDVALRSWLAGEGFATTPSGGGDVTINPTDNASTLKLFQEGKIDGAWLPEPWASRLVLEAGAKVLVNEADLWDKGEFPTTILIVNKSYLDKHPETIESLLTGNAESISWLNEHPSEAAQAVNAALKAQTGKALADDVIDRSLRELTFSADPLAATFPKLLDHGVTAGVGTQANLSGIFDLAPLNKVLAKNKQPEVSAAGLD; this is encoded by the coding sequence ATGTCTGAAAACTTGCCCGGGACGAATGAAGTAAAAACCATCCGCATTGTGGCCGGGCAAAAAACCCGACGCAAAATTCGCGGCATCGAGATTGCGGCCATCGCCACCTTGATTGGCTTGATCGGCGCGGGTGCAGCCGTTGCCTCGTCGGCGTCCCGCAACGTCGAAACAGCTGTAGCTGCGCCTACTCAAGCCGAGACTTTGAAATTGGGCTACTTTGCCAACGTCACCCACGCCCCGGCACTTATCGGCGTCAACAACGGCATTCTGGCAAAGAATCTGGGATCCACAGCGTTGGAAACCCAAGTATTCAATGCCGGCCCCGCGGCCGTTGAAGCCCTCAACGCCGGGGCCATCGACGCCGCCTATTTAGGCCCCAACCCCGCCATCAATTCATTCGTCAAGAGCGGCGGCGAATCCATCCGCATCATCGCCGGCGCCACCAGCGGCGGCGCTCAATTGGTGGTCAAACAGGGAATTACCACGGCCGCAGCGCTCAAGGGCAAGGTCCTGGCCACCCCACAACTGGGCGGCACTCAGGATGTGGCCCTGAGGTCATGGCTCGCCGGAGAAGGATTTGCCACGACTCCCAGCGGCGGTGGCGACGTCACGATCAACCCCACCGACAATGCCAGCACCTTAAAACTCTTCCAAGAGGGAAAGATCGACGGCGCTTGGCTGCCCGAGCCCTGGGCCTCACGTCTGGTACTTGAAGCAGGGGCCAAGGTCCTGGTCAATGAGGCAGACCTCTGGGACAAGGGCGAGTTCCCCACCACCATTTTGATCGTCAACAAGAGCTACCTGGACAAGCATCCCGAAACCATCGAGTCCCTGCTGACCGGCAACGCGGAGTCCATCAGCTGGCTCAATGAGCACCCCTCCGAGGCTGCCCAGGCTGTCAACGCCGCGCTCAAGGCCCAGACCGGAAAAGCCCTTGCCGACGATGTCATTGACAGGTCCCTTCGCGAACTGACATTCTCCGCCGATCCGCTAGCCGCAACGTTTCCCAAACTCTTGGACCACGGCGTCACGGCGGGAGTGGGTACACAGGCCAATCTGTCCGGAATCTTTGACCTGGCACCGCTAAATAAGGTCCTGGCCAAGAATAAGCAGCCTGAGGTCTCCGCGGCAGGGCTGGACTGA
- a CDS encoding ABC transporter ATP-binding protein, translated as MTQLLSAHGNAGTGTGTGTVSSADPGAESAGRAPVVVLENLGKSFGSGAPVLEDINATIRQGEFVALLGASGCGKSTLLNIISGLDGPSSGALEVPADGAAFMFQDASLFPWLTARGNVELALKLRGVGRAERKARAVELLELVNLGHSMDKRPHELSGGMRQRVALARSLAQDRPLLLMDEPFAALDAITRDLLHNELERVWKETGRTIIFVTHNVREAVRLGQRVLLLSSRPGRVVAEWNVSEEHRTDAAAAGALTADITTRLRQEIRKHA; from the coding sequence ATGACGCAGCTGCTGAGTGCGCACGGCAACGCCGGCACAGGTACAGGCACAGGAACTGTCTCAAGCGCAGACCCCGGCGCCGAGAGCGCTGGCCGGGCACCCGTCGTCGTCCTTGAAAACCTTGGCAAGAGCTTTGGCTCCGGTGCCCCCGTGCTGGAGGACATCAATGCCACCATTCGCCAGGGCGAGTTCGTGGCCCTGCTAGGTGCCTCTGGTTGTGGGAAATCGACGCTGCTGAACATTATTTCCGGCCTGGATGGGCCCTCCTCCGGTGCCTTGGAAGTGCCGGCCGATGGCGCCGCGTTCATGTTCCAGGATGCATCGCTCTTCCCCTGGCTCACGGCACGCGGGAATGTTGAACTGGCACTCAAACTCCGGGGCGTGGGCCGGGCTGAACGCAAGGCGCGCGCCGTCGAGCTGCTGGAGCTGGTGAACCTGGGCCACTCCATGGACAAGCGCCCGCATGAGCTTTCCGGCGGAATGCGCCAACGCGTGGCGCTCGCTAGATCGCTGGCCCAGGACAGGCCGTTGCTGCTCATGGATGAGCCGTTCGCTGCGCTCGATGCCATTACCCGGGACCTGCTCCACAACGAGCTGGAACGTGTGTGGAAAGAGACCGGCCGAACCATTATTTTCGTCACCCACAACGTCCGCGAAGCCGTTCGATTGGGCCAGCGAGTGCTGTTGTTGTCGTCCCGGCCGGGACGCGTTGTGGCCGAATGGAACGTCTCCGAGGAACACCGCACGGATGCCGCCGCGGCCGGTGCGCTCACCGCCGACATCACCACCCGATTGCGCCAGGAGATCCGCAAACATGCCTGA